Proteins co-encoded in one Streptomyces roseochromogenus subsp. oscitans DS 12.976 genomic window:
- a CDS encoding TetR/AcrR family transcriptional regulator, protein MSTGVRRRMGVEERRQQLIGVALDLFSRRSPDDVSIDEIATAAGISRPLVYHYFSGKLSLYEAALKRAAQDLADRFAEPHKGTLGARLLRVMRRYFDFVEEHGPGFSALMRGGPAVGSSATNALIDSVRQAAYEQMLSHLGVIDAPPRLELVVRSWISLAESTALIWLDGRRIPRGELEIQLVHDFAALAAVSAAYDEDMATLLKQMVKDEPADGPFAELIGRLIALGS, encoded by the coding sequence ATGAGTACCGGGGTTCGCCGCAGGATGGGCGTCGAGGAGCGGCGGCAGCAGCTGATCGGCGTCGCCCTCGACCTGTTCAGCCGACGCTCGCCCGACGACGTCTCCATCGACGAGATAGCGACGGCGGCGGGCATCTCACGTCCGCTGGTGTACCACTACTTCTCCGGCAAACTCAGCCTGTACGAAGCCGCGTTGAAGCGTGCCGCGCAGGATCTCGCGGACCGCTTCGCCGAGCCGCACAAGGGCACGCTCGGCGCCCGGCTGCTGCGCGTGATGCGCCGCTACTTCGATTTCGTGGAGGAACACGGCCCCGGCTTCTCGGCGCTGATGCGCGGCGGACCGGCGGTCGGCTCCTCTGCCACCAACGCCCTCATCGACTCCGTACGGCAGGCCGCGTACGAACAGATGCTTTCCCACCTCGGCGTCATCGACGCTCCCCCGCGCCTGGAGCTGGTCGTCCGCTCCTGGATCTCCCTCGCCGAGTCCACGGCACTGATCTGGCTGGACGGCCGCCGCATCCCGCGCGGCGAGCTGGAGATCCAGCTGGTACACGACTTCGCCGCGCTGGCCGCGGTCAGCGCGGCCTACGACGAGGACATGGCGACCCTGCTGAAGCAGATGGTGAAGGACGAGCCGGCCGACGGCCCCTTCGCGGAGCTGATCGGCCGGCTCATCGCCCTCGGTTCCTAG
- a CDS encoding PDR/VanB family oxidoreductase, with amino-acid sequence MPKLRTVALLAGAALLTRQALRRRIQVSPLWPMPALEEPISGRPRSRALRLLVTSHETVADGVVQLRLEGKDLPRWEPGAHLDLVLPSGLVRQYSLCGDPEDTSSYTVATRLVENGRGGSREVHEQVTEGMELEVRGPRNRFPLVEAESYVFVAGGIGITPLLPMLRALPENAEWRLLYAGRDRASMPFLEEVEKLGRMGVPPGRRSRASGRVTVVEGRPDLDALEVSEGAAVYCCGPEGLMAAVAARFPDVRLERFAPRTSSDGNAAFEVELRRSGRTLTVPADSTVLAAVRRELPDTAYSCEQGFCGTCQQRVLEGEIDHRDELLTDEERAGSMLICVSRSRSDRLVLDM; translated from the coding sequence ATGCCGAAGCTGCGTACCGTCGCGCTCCTCGCGGGCGCCGCCCTGCTGACCCGGCAGGCCCTGCGCCGCCGTATCCAGGTCTCGCCGCTGTGGCCGATGCCCGCGCTGGAGGAGCCCATCTCGGGCCGTCCGCGCTCGCGGGCGCTGCGGCTGCTGGTGACCTCGCACGAGACCGTGGCCGACGGTGTCGTTCAACTCCGCCTTGAGGGGAAGGACTTGCCCCGCTGGGAGCCCGGCGCGCATCTCGACCTCGTGCTGCCGTCGGGGCTCGTCCGGCAGTACTCGCTGTGTGGTGACCCCGAGGACACGTCCTCGTACACCGTCGCGACCCGGCTGGTCGAGAACGGGCGGGGCGGCTCGCGCGAGGTGCACGAGCAGGTGACGGAGGGCATGGAGCTGGAGGTGCGGGGGCCGCGGAACCGCTTCCCGCTGGTCGAGGCTGAGTCGTACGTCTTCGTCGCCGGCGGGATCGGGATCACGCCGCTGCTGCCGATGCTGCGGGCACTCCCGGAGAACGCCGAGTGGCGGCTGCTGTACGCGGGGCGTGACCGGGCTTCGATGCCCTTCCTGGAGGAGGTCGAGAAGCTGGGCCGGATGGGGGTCCCCCCGGGCAGGAGAAGCCGGGCCTCGGGGAGGGTGACCGTCGTGGAGGGAAGGCCCGACCTCGACGCTCTCGAAGTGAGCGAGGGGGCCGCCGTCTACTGCTGCGGTCCCGAGGGGCTCATGGCGGCCGTCGCGGCACGCTTCCCGGACGTCCGTCTCGAACGGTTCGCGCCCCGCACGTCATCCGACGGCAACGCCGCGTTCGAGGTCGAACTCCGGCGCAGCGGGCGGACCTTGACCGTACCGGCCGACTCCACCGTGCTGGCCGCCGTACGCCGGGAACTGCCGGACACCGCCTACTCCTGTGAGCAGGGGTTCTGCGGGACCTGTCAACAGCGGGTGCTGGAAGGGGAGATCGACCACCGGGACGAGCTGCTGACGGACGAGGAGCGCGCCGGCTCGATGCTGATCTGTGTGTCGCGGTCCCGGAGCGATCGATTGGTGCTCGACATGTGA
- a CDS encoding metal-dependent hydrolase — protein sequence MSNTQARVPLKARKVSFSWDGTPLHWVPGDPFTTHTINVLHLLLPAGERWFVHVYKQVLPYIRDERLREDVMGFIGQEAMHSQAHDEVLPHLREQGLDPTPYTAQVDWFFEKLLGDRTLPPGRPRRWWLMERVALIAAIEHYTAFLGNWVLNAEELDRRGADPTMLDLLRWHGAEEVEHRSVAFELFMHVDGSYRRRVRTWATAFSALVFLWQRGARFFMENDPTLIDGKASFKDLYDRGRRGLLPGTGDMLRSIPRYLSRDYHPSQEGDTEQAVAYLASSPAATAAEKRAA from the coding sequence ATGTCTAATACGCAGGCCCGGGTGCCGCTCAAGGCACGCAAGGTGTCCTTCTCCTGGGACGGCACGCCGCTGCACTGGGTGCCAGGGGACCCGTTCACCACGCACACCATCAACGTGCTGCACCTGCTGCTGCCCGCCGGTGAGCGGTGGTTCGTGCACGTGTACAAGCAGGTGCTGCCGTACATACGCGACGAGCGGCTCCGCGAGGACGTCATGGGGTTCATAGGCCAGGAGGCGATGCACTCCCAGGCCCATGACGAGGTGCTGCCGCACCTGCGCGAGCAGGGCCTCGACCCGACGCCGTACACCGCGCAGGTCGACTGGTTCTTCGAGAAGCTGCTCGGCGACCGGACGCTGCCGCCGGGCCGGCCGCGCCGATGGTGGCTGATGGAGCGGGTCGCGCTCATCGCCGCGATCGAGCACTACACCGCGTTCCTCGGCAACTGGGTGCTCAACGCCGAGGAACTCGACCGGCGCGGCGCCGACCCGACCATGCTGGACCTGCTGCGCTGGCACGGCGCGGAGGAAGTCGAGCACCGCTCCGTGGCCTTCGAGCTGTTCATGCACGTCGACGGCAGCTACCGCCGAAGGGTACGGACCTGGGCGACGGCCTTCTCTGCGCTGGTGTTCCTCTGGCAGCGCGGGGCGCGCTTCTTCATGGAGAACGACCCGACCCTCATCGACGGCAAGGCCAGCTTCAAGGACCTCTACGACCGCGGCCGGCGCGGCCTGCTTCCCGGGACCGGAGACATGCTCAGGTCCATCCCCCGCTATCTGAGCCGCGACTACCACCCCTCGCAGGAGGGCGACACCGAGCAGGCCGTCGCCTATCTGGCCTCCTCCCCCGCGGCCACGGCGGCGGAGAAGAGGGCCGCCTGA